Part of the Athalia rosae chromosome 2, iyAthRosa1.1, whole genome shotgun sequence genome, CCGCTAATGCAAGAAAGATAGACCTGATATGGTTAGTGTTGTTATGAAACAGCAGTATTATTGGAGCTGTATGTTATGTATGAGTAAGATTGCTAAGCAATGTGATTTGGCTTGAGATGTAATACATTATATGGATACCATTCTTTCAGAGTTGATGTACGTTTATGGGTAATATGGataacgtgtattatatattattataattgatgtCATTTacgaaaatgataataaaatatattatgaaatcaaaattaaagTTGTCGGAGCTGATCCAAAAGTTGCACTAATCTCAAAGATTGTTTATtgttttgtagaaaaaaaggataggtCGATAATGTGCATCactgaaaaattgacgttGGTAATGCggcaatttattataaataatcgtTACATAAtgtgttgatatttttttagacAGAAAAAACTAATCAGCATCACAGCCCTTCAACTACCATACTTCCATAAGCAGAAGATTTCAAACGACTCTATTTATTAACCATTAGTTCTCGGGTACGAAGGACAGTCGGTTATCGGAATGCAAGGTCCGTTCGCGTGTTCCCTCACATGATTTTCTACGCAGAAACATCCGGGAACACAAACCTTTACATAAACAATTTTCTCGCATTAGTAGCTTATAAAATGGACCATAATTTATAAACAAATCAACGTACCGCTGCACAGACGAGACCTACGGATAGATTGTCACAGGTTTGCACGCAACCTGGAGATACGCCACAAGCATTGTATTGCTCCAGGGAACTACAAGAATTCATAGCGTCTACGCAAAACCAAAAGTCTGCTGTagtgatttcaaattttctttcttggtaatatggaaaaatatgaCGGCTCACCTGGTGATCCGACCGCAGTCGAAGCTACCGCTAAAATTACAAGTAAGGTAGCTGTACTCATGTTGTATCAATCTCAAAGTTTGTCCTCtactgaaaataaattgctcGGCTTTGCCTTATACTCCGTTCCCCAGAAAACTCCGTTTTTATGAATAGTCATTTTTCACACTTCTAGTTGCGGAAAAAGTCATTATCGTAATTTTCAAGAAATAACGAATGCGTCACTCTAATGACCAATTTGAACTATGAGTTTACTTATGTAATGTTATCATTAACAATAAGCCATTCACGGTGAACGTTGAGCatcgatgtacatacatacatgtctATATGCATGTGTATTTTAATATTGACTTGGATCTGTGttaactataaaaaaaaatgattgatcaTCCTTTTGCTTTCATGCTCAAATAATCGTACATGCATACCGCTAATTACCAATATTCAATCCACGCGCTAAgtgttattattacattagCACAAATATCGGTTTTGAAAATACGCTCTATTTTAACCTTCAGACTTCATTGAAGTTTGCAACCAGAAAGCAAAATTCCATCTACCCTCAATAGAATATACCGTGCGATTCTGGTGAAACGGGTTGCGATCAACGCGtgtgttgaaatatttgaatttcccGGTTtacgagcaaacccgagtCTTGCCGGAGTCAGCGGAGAGTACgcggagaaattcaaatatttcgatacATACGTTGATCGCAACCCGTTTCACCGAAATTtcgctgtatacatatatcagtgGCTCTCAACGATCACACCAGGATACATAGGCGTACTATGAGcatttggaaattatttggaaaatataTGCTTAGGCAATAACCATAGGAATACTCTACTGAAATGTAAATCCCCGAAATTCATTGAGTAGACATCAAAGAGACCCTAAAAAAGTCACACGACCTCTTGCCTTGAATATCCAGTGCTCCAGCGCATCAGTCAACGGCTCCAGTGCTGAGCCATTGGTTCACTGTACCAGTTCACTGCTCCAGTTGATTGAAACGTGATCGTGATCATAACTTGTAATTATTTCGCGGGTATAAATTTCACTGGTCTAGTTCGTTGCAGCTAGTTTAGTTTTGAAaggtattattttatcacaacAGTTGCGATCGACTAATAATTATGACAAGTAAACGAGGCGCGCTGTTGGTACTAGAAGGCTGTGACAGAGCGGGAAAATCGACACAAGTGAAGAAATTAGTGGATGCTCTCAATTTACTTGGAATATCAGCCGAAGCTCGGAGATTTCCTG contains:
- the LOC105694017 gene encoding chymotrypsin inhibitor Ani s 6-like, giving the protein MSTATLLVILAVASTAVGSPDAMNSCSSLEQYNACGVSPGCVQTCDNLSVGLVCAAVCVPGCFCVENHVREHANGPCIPITDCPSYPRTNG